The sequence CCAAACCAACTCCTTTACGTCTTAAGTGTGAGGCTTGGGCTCATACTGTAATCTTGTTTTAGTCCTGGCTCATCCCAGCTTCGCCAGTTTCCAAAAATATGTTTCTGATGAACAACTACGAATAATGATGATGAACTATGCCAAAAATTCAAGTGACCCATTTCTTTTGCATCGTCTAAGTTGGTTCTTTGACTATTGACTTTTTCATTTATAAGCACCCACCACATGCTGGCAGCTTAGAGCATTTCCTTAGAAGTTAAATTCTTTGCAGCTGTGTCAGTTCTTGTTTGATTCTCTGGACCACTCCTGGCCATCTGTTACCAAAAAGACAGTTATCAGTGCTGCCTTCTTTTATGAACTTCCTAACTGGATATGATCAGTTGTTATTTGTGTAATGGATTACCACGGTACCCTTATCCTTCTACTGGATGATCAACATAAAgaacttttgtttttattttaaatttgaaATCTTCATGAACAACTTGAGTTTATTGATATAAATGCTTCCTGGTTTTGATCATGTGGAGCCACCAGGCCCACCACCATCTGCTTTTCCAGAACTGAATATTCCGTCTTGCTCTAGTTTGGGTTTGGCTCTGATACGTCTTACCTGCTGTTGGTGGTTCATTTGGGAGTCCAACTTAGTATGCTGTGCTTGGTGCTTCTATGGAAAGTCAAGGCGCCCCCCTGCTTCATTGGTACTTTTTTCTTCGCATTGTTGGCTCATAACCACTTTTCCTCAATTCTACTGGTTGCAGGAATTAATAGCCGATTTTGAAGTTTTGGAAGGCATATATTCATGGGCCCGCATCGAGGAGTCAGACTCCGTATGTCTGTGGCTGGGGGCAAATGTCATGCTGGAATACACAAGTGAAGAGGTCCGTTATTGAGAATTGCATATCAACAACAgtgcttcttttcttctttctagtAGTACTGCAGTACTAGTATACGGGATAAAAAAAATGAATCTGTTCTTTTTGACGAAATGTTCTGGACCCTTGGACACGTAAATGTTAGCATGTCCTCGAAGGAAACATTCTCACTAGAACTTGGCCCTGGTTTGCATTTTATGAAAAACAGTTAAATAGAAATGTTAGTGCCCTGGTTAGGGATCATCCGTGAATCTTGTATAAATTGTCAAAGAGTTAGTTAGCTATGCAAATTTCTGTGCAACGCAATCATTGTTGGGTGGAAGAGAAGGAGAACTGTTGATTCACATTACTCAGATCTTCAGCTAGATAATCTCTACTCTCTTTATCCTAATCAGGAAAACAAGGGAATATTAGTGTTTTGTTTAGGCAATGGTTACTGAGATCAAGGTATGGCATTGGCATGTAATGAACTATGGTAAAACTGGAAATGAAAAAAATACGTTTCTGGTCCTGGGTAACAGTTACAGTTGGCTTAGTAAAAAACCACATAAGGGAACACCCCACATAATTTTGTTAATCAATATCATTCTTTCATCCTTTAATTCACTGAATATCGTGAACTTCGCAACACTTATCATATCAGTATTGAGCTTACAATCACCTATCTTATGGCAGAATTACTGTCCACTGAGTATCGGTTTCAATGAAAATCACTGAGTACCAACTTCTAGGTAACTTTTGACAGGCCAATGCTCTTCTACAAAAGAATCTTGATAATGCTAAAGCAAGCTTAGAGGTCCTTATTGCTGATCTACAATTCTTAAGGGACCAAGTGACGGTAACACAGGTATATCTTTCAATTCCAACTTTCTTTATCCCATTTTATTGGAACTTTTCGTTAATACTCAATTGCTGTTGTACCAGGTCACTATCGCTCGGGTGTACAACTGGGATGTTCACCAGCGCAGAAGTAAGCAAGTTTCTGCAACTTCTGTGAAAGACTCGTGAAGGCTTTCTATTATCGCATGGCCTTTTCCTAGTTACCCTAGTCAGAGTATGTTGTTCAGTTTGCAcgtttatcttttttttcttctagggGGTGGGGGCAGTTAGGAACTTATGATAGTTTCCCATGGAAATGCATATTTGATTCGGGAATAGTTTTGATGTAATTTTGTTATTAGTTTTTGCGCTCTCAGTGTTGTTGATTTTCTTGTCAGTGATTAGTTATGATGTGTCCTAATTTTGGTGAAATCATAATTAAGACATGCTAGCTACTAACCACACAAACTTATACCGAGAAACACACCAGAGACCGACTTTATTGTTGCATATGACTTTTCAACTATCCCTTTTATAAAGGGTCTAAAAATGGTTGGAGTCTAATCACAGCTAACATATTAATCAGCGTCTTGGATACTTCTATAAATGGACACTATTGCTTGACTTGTCCATTTGTGTTTTCCTGCGTATTTCTATGTGAGTGACTTGATGATGCTTAATTAACCTAGTGGCGGAAAAGGG comes from Papaver somniferum cultivar HN1 chromosome 7, ASM357369v1, whole genome shotgun sequence and encodes:
- the LOC113300123 gene encoding probable prefoldin subunit 3, with translation MASSSSPSSSEVSERRGIPGASFVSDVQTYLTQSGLDVTSSLAFLQERLQQYKVVEMKLLAQQRELQAKIPDIEKCLDIVATLQAKKGTGEELIADFEVLEGIYSWARIEESDSVCLWLGANVMLEYTSEEANALLQKNLDNAKASLEVLIADLQFLRDQVTVTQVTIARVYNWDVHQRRSKQVSATSVKDS